In Fusobacterium sp., the genomic stretch AGACTAAATGGGATAGAAGTAGAAATAGATATAGAGACTGGAGAATGTAGAAGTATAGAGAGAGTAAATAAATCACTTACTGAAATAAGTTTTAGTTAATGGAGATGAGAATGAAAGTAGTAGAAATAAAAGTAATTTATGAAAGTGATGATATAGAAAAGGCTACAAAAGAAATATCAGATATATTTTATGATTTTGGAGTTACAGGATTGAAAATTGAGGAACCTCTTTCTCATAAAAACCCATTGGATTTTTATAAAAATGAAAAAGATTTTTTAATGGTAGATCATGCTATATCAGCTTATTTTCCATTAAATCCTTATTCTGAAAAGAGAAAAAATACTATATTAGCAAGATTTCAAGAGCAATTTTCAGAAAGAGATGATATAATATATACTGTTGATTTTTATGAATATGATGAAGAAGATTATCAAAATAGCTGGAAAAAATATCTTTTTCCTGAAAAAGTAAGTGAAAAATTTGTAGTTAAACCTACTTGGAGAGATTATGAAGCAGAAGATGATGAACTTATAATAGAGCTTGACCCTGGAAGAGCTTTTGGAACAGGATCGCATCCTACAACATCTCTATGTCTTAAATTAATGGAAGAAAACATTAAAGAAGGAGACAGTGTAATAGATGTAGGAACAGGATCAGGGATACTTATGATAGCTGCTGATAGACTTGGAGCTTCTGAAATATATGGAACTGATATAGATGAATTAGCTGTAGAGTCTG encodes the following:
- the prmA gene encoding 50S ribosomal protein L11 methyltransferase — protein: MKVVEIKVIYESDDIEKATKEISDIFYDFGVTGLKIEEPLSHKNPLDFYKNEKDFLMVDHAISAYFPLNPYSEKRKNTILARFQEQFSERDDIIYTVDFYEYDEEDYQNSWKKYLFPEKVSEKFVVKPTWRDYEAEDDELIIELDPGRAFGTGSHPTTSLCLKLMEENIKEGDSVIDVGTGSGILMIAADRLGASEIYGTDIDELAVESAKENLELNKIDQNKVKVLKGNLISVVEDKKFDVVVANILTDVLLILLNDISQIVKKDGLIIFSGIIEDKCELLKKEIEILGFKILKIRSDKEWRAMLIKAR